The following coding sequences are from one Salvia hispanica cultivar TCC Black 2014 chromosome 3, UniMelb_Shisp_WGS_1.0, whole genome shotgun sequence window:
- the LOC125217146 gene encoding lipid phosphate phosphatase epsilon 2, chloroplastic-like isoform X2: MRGSRWGRASTTDDGVPAFEQEAFVNESLTFEDGGIEATINHMSKWLISAILIVFILWRHDALALWASMGSAINATLSVVLKHLLNHERPVSGLRSDPGMPSSHAQSIGYTITFLAVSLVEMFGVNAFTVTLSGVFAIIGSYFAWLRVSQRLHTVSQVVVGAVVGFTFGFLWFWSWNSFVLNLFTSFLWAKLVISLGAFVFVVSFVFHSYQSWLNDT; encoded by the exons ATGAGGGGTTCAAGGTGGGGTCGTGCGAGTACGACCGATGATGGAGTTCCTGCCTTTGAACAGGAGGCCTTTGTGAATGAGTCTTTGACTTTTGAAGATGGTGGAATTGAAGCTACTATCAATCATATG AGCAAGTGGCTCATCTCGGCGATTCTTATTGTATTCATTCTCTGGAGGCATGATGCACTAGCTTTATGGGCTTCTATGGGGTCTGCAATCAATGCTACGCTCTCAGTTGTACTTAAGCATTTACTAAACCATGAAAGGCCAGTTTCTGGACTAAGATCAGACCCGGGGATGCCTTCTTCTCATGCGCAGTCTATAGGTTATACCATCACATTTCTCGCTGTTTCAT TGGTGGAGATGTTCGGAGTCAATGCTTTTACAGTCACACTAAGCGGTGTTTTTGCTATAATCGGCTCTTATTTT GCATGGCTCCGGGTCTCCCAGCGTCTTCATACAGTTAGCCAAGTGGTCGTGGGAGCAGTCGTTGGATTCACGTTCGGGTTTCTCTGGTTCTGGTCATGGAATAGTTTTGTGCTCAACTTGTTCACATCCTTCTTGTGGGCAAAACTTGTGATCAGTTTGGGTGCCTTTGTatttgttgtttcttttgtttttcacaGTTACCAGTCCTGGCTTAATGATACATAG
- the LOC125217146 gene encoding lipid phosphate phosphatase epsilon 1, chloroplastic-like isoform X1 → MSAILTPISASAYSFPELRNSRGPTTSFSKRLGFSGEFSCRKPVCSDIRRRNLCKMRGSRWGRASTTDDGVPAFEQEAFVNESLTFEDGGIEATINHMSKWLISAILIVFILWRHDALALWASMGSAINATLSVVLKHLLNHERPVSGLRSDPGMPSSHAQSIGYTITFLAVSLVEMFGVNAFTVTLSGVFAIIGSYFAWLRVSQRLHTVSQVVVGAVVGFTFGFLWFWSWNSFVLNLFTSFLWAKLVISLGAFVFVVSFVFHSYQSWLNDT, encoded by the exons ATGTCTGCGATTTTGACGCCCATTTCAGCTTCTGCTTACTCTTTTCCTGAATTGAGAAATTCTCGAGGCCCCACCACGAGTTTCTCAAAAAGATTGGGTTTTTCAGGGGAATTCAGCTGCAGAAAGCCTGTTTGTAGCGATATTAGGAGAAGAAATCTCTGTAAAATGAGGGGTTCAAGGTGGGGTCGTGCGAGTACGACCGATGATGGAGTTCCTGCCTTTGAACAGGAGGCCTTTGTGAATGAGTCTTTGACTTTTGAAGATGGTGGAATTGAAGCTACTATCAATCATATG AGCAAGTGGCTCATCTCGGCGATTCTTATTGTATTCATTCTCTGGAGGCATGATGCACTAGCTTTATGGGCTTCTATGGGGTCTGCAATCAATGCTACGCTCTCAGTTGTACTTAAGCATTTACTAAACCATGAAAGGCCAGTTTCTGGACTAAGATCAGACCCGGGGATGCCTTCTTCTCATGCGCAGTCTATAGGTTATACCATCACATTTCTCGCTGTTTCAT TGGTGGAGATGTTCGGAGTCAATGCTTTTACAGTCACACTAAGCGGTGTTTTTGCTATAATCGGCTCTTATTTT GCATGGCTCCGGGTCTCCCAGCGTCTTCATACAGTTAGCCAAGTGGTCGTGGGAGCAGTCGTTGGATTCACGTTCGGGTTTCTCTGGTTCTGGTCATGGAATAGTTTTGTGCTCAACTTGTTCACATCCTTCTTGTGGGCAAAACTTGTGATCAGTTTGGGTGCCTTTGTatttgttgtttcttttgtttttcacaGTTACCAGTCCTGGCTTAATGATACATAG
- the LOC125217144 gene encoding putative pentatricopeptide repeat-containing protein At3g47840 isoform X2, whose product METNMLQLNSQLKELVKAGDLRRARHMFDGLPHRDEISWTTMISGYVNASDSSQALSLFSKMWVAPNTRMDNFVLSLALKACGLNVNVNFGEILHGYSVKAGFLNSVFVGSAVLDMYMKNGRVLEGCRVFDEMPLRNVVSWTAIITGLVRGGCSLQGLSYFTEMWRDGVEHDTYTFAIALKACADLQLLKHGMEIHARTIKDGVNTPSYVVNSLASMYNKCGKLAYGLHLFENMSEPDVVSWTSVINTYVQRGNDHQGIKAFVRMRECGVSPNEYTYAAVISSVANVARIIWGRQLHALVLQRGLADSLSVANSLMTMYSKCGQASSASAIFCEMGRRDVISWSTIIAGHAQGGDGEQALELLSWMRREGPKPTEFAVSSVLSACGSMAILEQGRQLHAYALTVGLDQTALIRSALISMYSKCGSLQDAEKTFSLSQNDDIVSWTAMINGYAEHGRSREAIDLFEKLRHFGMRPDPVTLIGVLSACSHVGLLDLGFHYFDSLTKDYNIAPSKEHYGCMIDLLCRAGRLQEAENMIRSMPVERDDVVWSTLLRASREHGDVERARTAAEQLLQRDPDCAGTHITLANIYASRGKWSEAAEVRKLMKSKGVIKETGWSWIKIKDRVSAFAAGDKNNPLYEDIHCILKLIASKDDLTLQELASILSFTEKLSMRKVSFF is encoded by the exons ATGGAAACGAACATGCTGCAGCTCAATTCCCAGCTGAAGGAACTCGTAAAAGCCGGCGACTTGAGAAGAGCCCGCCACATGTTTGATGGATTGCCTCACAGAGATGAGATATCTTGGACGACTATGATCTCGGGCTATGTGAATGCCTCAGATTCATCTCAAGCGTTGTCTCTGTTTTCTAAAATGTGGGTGGCCCCGAATACCCGAATGGACAACTTCGTTCTCAGCCTTGCTCTCAAGGCGTGTGGGCTGAATgtgaatgtgaattttggggagaTTTTGCACGGCTATTCGGTCAAAGCTGGTTTCTTGAACTCTGTTTTTGTAGGGAGCGCAGTTCTTGATATGTACATGAAAAATGGTAGAGTTTTGGAGGGTTGTAGAGTGTTTGATGAGATGCCGTTGAGAAATGTAGTGTCTTGGACCGCCATCATCACGGGGCTTGTTCGTGGTGGTTGTAGCTTGCAGGGGCTTTCCTATTTCACGGAGATGTGGAGGGATGGTGTCGAGCATGACACTTACACGTTTGCCATTGCATTGAAGGCCTGTGCTGATTTGCAGCTCTTGAAGCATGGGATGGAGATTCATGCTAGGACGATAAAGGATGGTGTGAATACGCCCTCGTATGTGGTTAATAGCCTTGCCTCAATGTATAACAAGTGTGGGAAACTAGCTTACGGTTTGCATCTGTTTGAGAACATGAGTGAACCTGATGTGGTTTCGTGGACGTCTGTGATAAATACGTATGTTCAGAGAGGGAATGATCATCAGGGAATCAAGGCTTTCGTGAGGATGAGAGAGTGTGGTGTGTCCCCTAATGAGTACACTTATGCTGCAGTGATTTCTAGCGTTGCAAATGTTGCACGAATTATTTGGGGACGACAGTTACACGCCCTTGTTCTGCAACGAGGTCTTGCAGATTCATTGTCAGTAGCGAATTCGCTCATGACAATGTATTCAAAATGTGGGCAGGCAAGTTCAGCTTCAGCAATATTTTGCGAAATGGGAAGAAGAGATGTGATTTCttggagtactattattgCAGGTCATGCACAAGGGGGTGATGGAGAGCAGGCCCTCGAGCTTCTGTCATGGATGAGGAGGGAAGGGCCGAAACCGACTGAATTCGCTGTTTCTAGTGTACTGAGTGCCTGTGGAAGTATGGCCATTCTTGAACAGGGTAGACAGCTTCATGCTTATGCTCTGACTGTTGGTTTGGATCAAACAGCACTTATACGAAGTGCTTTAATAAGTATGTATTCGAAATGTGGGAGCTTACAAGATGCAGAGAAGACTTTCTCGCTGTCACAGAATGACGATATAGTGTCATGGACAGCCATGATCAATGGCTATGCTGAACATGGGCGCAGCCGAGAAGCCATTGATCTGTTTGAGAAGCTTCGTCATTTTGGTATGAGGCCAGACCCTGTTACACTCATTGGCGTTCTTAGCGCTTGTAGCCATGTGGGACTTCTTGACCTCGGCTTTCACTACTTTGATTCACTGACGAAAGACTACAACATAGCTCCTTCAAAAGAGCACTACGGTTGCATGATCGACCTCCTATGCCGGGCTGGAAGACTGCAGGAAGCCGAGAATATGATCAGAAGCATGCCGGTGGAAAGGGATGATGTTGTTTGGTCAACTCTCCTTAGAGCCAGCAGAGAACACGGTGATGTTGAGCGTGCAAGGACTGCAGCAGAGCAGCTGCTCCAACGGGACCCAGATTGCGCAGGGACGCATATCACACTGGCTAATATCTATGCCTCAAGAGGTAAATGGAGCGAAGCTGCAGAGGTGAGGAAACTGATGAAATCAAAAGGTGTTATCAAGGAAACTGGCTGGTCTTGGATCAAAATCAAGGATCGGGTTTCTGCATTCGCTGCtggtgacaaaaataatccacTGTATGAAGATATACACTGCATTTTGAAGTTGATAGCTTCAAAAGATGATCTCACACTACAAGAACTTGCTTCAATCCTATCTTTTACAGAG AAACTATCTATGAGAAAGGTCAGCTTCTTTTGA
- the LOC125215961 gene encoding uncharacterized protein LOC125215961 — protein sequence MEAFNFDGDSGKSNSFPAIFCGVGQIKKLFRIAEILTVLILLTWTSSRLPFAVRISGEYLRWLVNIVVSHLFIFFLSNAIVLILFYKSRSLFLHHGFHDHREIEVDFCQDFITSGAYFAGSEEIAYEDKQTILEVTRVRAHRRSRSANFRREKSGGNCERQLRRSETELRRRVEEKKKAAAAAEVVDELSNEDFQRAIEEFIAKQIKFHQEEKLTIVLHECN from the coding sequence ATGGAGGCCTTTAATTTTGACGGTGATTCCGGCAAATCCAACAGTTTTCCGGCGATATTTTGCGGCGTCGGTCAAATAAAAAAGCTGTTCCGCATTGCCGAGATCTTAACCGTACTGATCCTGCTGACGTGGACCTCATCTCGCCTTCCGTTCGCCGTCAGGATCTCCGGCGAGTATCTCCGGTGGCTCGTGAACATCGTCGTCAGCCatctcttcatcttcttcctcagcAATGCCATCGTCCTGATCCTCTTTTACAAATCGCGCAGCCTCTTCCTGCACCACGGATTTCACGATCATCGCGAAATCGAAGTCGATTTCTGCCAGGATTTCATCACCAGCGGCGCCTATTTCGCCGGATCGGAGGAGATCGCGTACGAGGACAAGCAGACGATTTTGGAGGTCACTAGAGTTAGGGCTCACCGGAGGAGCCGATCGGCGAATTTCAGGAGAGAGAAAAGCGGTGGTAATTGCGAGAGGCAGCTGCGGCGGTCGGAAACGGAATTGCGAAGGAGAgtggaggagaagaagaaggcggCGGCCGCGGCGGAGGTGGTGGATGAATTGAGTAATGAGGATTTTCAGAGAGCGATTGAAGAATTTATAGCTAAGCAGATTAAGTTTCATCAAGAGGAGAAACTCACTATCGTGCTTCATGAATGCAACTGA
- the LOC125217144 gene encoding putative pentatricopeptide repeat-containing protein At3g47840 isoform X1 codes for MVLQLRPLVTRRLYTTACLAYADSTQISFREDGRVFEAMETNMLQLNSQLKELVKAGDLRRARHMFDGLPHRDEISWTTMISGYVNASDSSQALSLFSKMWVAPNTRMDNFVLSLALKACGLNVNVNFGEILHGYSVKAGFLNSVFVGSAVLDMYMKNGRVLEGCRVFDEMPLRNVVSWTAIITGLVRGGCSLQGLSYFTEMWRDGVEHDTYTFAIALKACADLQLLKHGMEIHARTIKDGVNTPSYVVNSLASMYNKCGKLAYGLHLFENMSEPDVVSWTSVINTYVQRGNDHQGIKAFVRMRECGVSPNEYTYAAVISSVANVARIIWGRQLHALVLQRGLADSLSVANSLMTMYSKCGQASSASAIFCEMGRRDVISWSTIIAGHAQGGDGEQALELLSWMRREGPKPTEFAVSSVLSACGSMAILEQGRQLHAYALTVGLDQTALIRSALISMYSKCGSLQDAEKTFSLSQNDDIVSWTAMINGYAEHGRSREAIDLFEKLRHFGMRPDPVTLIGVLSACSHVGLLDLGFHYFDSLTKDYNIAPSKEHYGCMIDLLCRAGRLQEAENMIRSMPVERDDVVWSTLLRASREHGDVERARTAAEQLLQRDPDCAGTHITLANIYASRGKWSEAAEVRKLMKSKGVIKETGWSWIKIKDRVSAFAAGDKNNPLYEDIHCILKLIASKDDLTLQELASILSFTEKLSMRKVSFF; via the exons ATGGTGTTACAGTTGAGGCCTCTTGTTACAAGAAGATTATATACGACAGCATGCTTAGCCTACGCTGATTCCACACAAATTAGTTTTCGGGAAGATGGGAGAGTCTTTGAAGCCATGGAAACGAACATGCTGCAGCTCAATTCCCAGCTGAAGGAACTCGTAAAAGCCGGCGACTTGAGAAGAGCCCGCCACATGTTTGATGGATTGCCTCACAGAGATGAGATATCTTGGACGACTATGATCTCGGGCTATGTGAATGCCTCAGATTCATCTCAAGCGTTGTCTCTGTTTTCTAAAATGTGGGTGGCCCCGAATACCCGAATGGACAACTTCGTTCTCAGCCTTGCTCTCAAGGCGTGTGGGCTGAATgtgaatgtgaattttggggagaTTTTGCACGGCTATTCGGTCAAAGCTGGTTTCTTGAACTCTGTTTTTGTAGGGAGCGCAGTTCTTGATATGTACATGAAAAATGGTAGAGTTTTGGAGGGTTGTAGAGTGTTTGATGAGATGCCGTTGAGAAATGTAGTGTCTTGGACCGCCATCATCACGGGGCTTGTTCGTGGTGGTTGTAGCTTGCAGGGGCTTTCCTATTTCACGGAGATGTGGAGGGATGGTGTCGAGCATGACACTTACACGTTTGCCATTGCATTGAAGGCCTGTGCTGATTTGCAGCTCTTGAAGCATGGGATGGAGATTCATGCTAGGACGATAAAGGATGGTGTGAATACGCCCTCGTATGTGGTTAATAGCCTTGCCTCAATGTATAACAAGTGTGGGAAACTAGCTTACGGTTTGCATCTGTTTGAGAACATGAGTGAACCTGATGTGGTTTCGTGGACGTCTGTGATAAATACGTATGTTCAGAGAGGGAATGATCATCAGGGAATCAAGGCTTTCGTGAGGATGAGAGAGTGTGGTGTGTCCCCTAATGAGTACACTTATGCTGCAGTGATTTCTAGCGTTGCAAATGTTGCACGAATTATTTGGGGACGACAGTTACACGCCCTTGTTCTGCAACGAGGTCTTGCAGATTCATTGTCAGTAGCGAATTCGCTCATGACAATGTATTCAAAATGTGGGCAGGCAAGTTCAGCTTCAGCAATATTTTGCGAAATGGGAAGAAGAGATGTGATTTCttggagtactattattgCAGGTCATGCACAAGGGGGTGATGGAGAGCAGGCCCTCGAGCTTCTGTCATGGATGAGGAGGGAAGGGCCGAAACCGACTGAATTCGCTGTTTCTAGTGTACTGAGTGCCTGTGGAAGTATGGCCATTCTTGAACAGGGTAGACAGCTTCATGCTTATGCTCTGACTGTTGGTTTGGATCAAACAGCACTTATACGAAGTGCTTTAATAAGTATGTATTCGAAATGTGGGAGCTTACAAGATGCAGAGAAGACTTTCTCGCTGTCACAGAATGACGATATAGTGTCATGGACAGCCATGATCAATGGCTATGCTGAACATGGGCGCAGCCGAGAAGCCATTGATCTGTTTGAGAAGCTTCGTCATTTTGGTATGAGGCCAGACCCTGTTACACTCATTGGCGTTCTTAGCGCTTGTAGCCATGTGGGACTTCTTGACCTCGGCTTTCACTACTTTGATTCACTGACGAAAGACTACAACATAGCTCCTTCAAAAGAGCACTACGGTTGCATGATCGACCTCCTATGCCGGGCTGGAAGACTGCAGGAAGCCGAGAATATGATCAGAAGCATGCCGGTGGAAAGGGATGATGTTGTTTGGTCAACTCTCCTTAGAGCCAGCAGAGAACACGGTGATGTTGAGCGTGCAAGGACTGCAGCAGAGCAGCTGCTCCAACGGGACCCAGATTGCGCAGGGACGCATATCACACTGGCTAATATCTATGCCTCAAGAGGTAAATGGAGCGAAGCTGCAGAGGTGAGGAAACTGATGAAATCAAAAGGTGTTATCAAGGAAACTGGCTGGTCTTGGATCAAAATCAAGGATCGGGTTTCTGCATTCGCTGCtggtgacaaaaataatccacTGTATGAAGATATACACTGCATTTTGAAGTTGATAGCTTCAAAAGATGATCTCACACTACAAGAACTTGCTTCAATCCTATCTTTTACAGAG AAACTATCTATGAGAAAGGTCAGCTTCTTTTGA